The following are encoded together in the Eulemur rufifrons isolate Redbay chromosome 28, OSU_ERuf_1, whole genome shotgun sequence genome:
- the CALHM3 gene encoding calcium homeostasis modulator protein 3 has translation MDKFRMLFQHFQSSSESVMNGICLLLAAVTIKLYSSFDFNCPCLARYNALYGLGLLLAPPLALFLCGLLANRQSVVMVEEWRRPSGHRRKDPGIIRYMCLSVLQRALAAPLVWILLALLDGKCFVCAFSSSVDPEKFLDFANMTPSQVQLFLAKVPCKEDELVRDSSARKAVSRYLRCLSQAIGWSIALLLIVGAFLARCLRPCFDQTVFLQRRYWSNYVDLEQKLFDETCCEHARDFAHRCVLHFFASMRSELRARGLRRDAAGGDPVPPEPPEDPDSGSGKAHLRAISSREQVDRLLSTWYSSKPPLDLAASPGLWVGGLSHRAPTMAPGTRLSQHTDV, from the exons ATGGATAAATTTCGCATGCTCTTCCAGCACTTCCAGTCCAGCTCGGAGTCGGTGATGAACGGCATCTGCCTGCTGCTGGCCGCGGTCACCATCAAGCTGTACTCCTCCTTCGACTTCAACTGCCCCTGCCTGGCGCGCTACAACGCCCTCTACGGCCTGGGCCTGCTGCTCGCACCCCCGCTCGCCCTGTTCCTCTGCGGCCTCCTTGCCAACCGGCAGTCCGTGGTGATGGTCGAGGAGTGGCGCCGGCCCTCGGGGCACCGGAGGAAGGACCCAGGCATAATCAG GTACATGTGCCTCTCTGTGCTGCAGAGGGCGCTGGCCGCCCCCCTGGTCTGGATTCTGCTGGCCCTCCTTGACGGGAAGTGCTTTGTGTGTGCCTTCAGCAGCTCCGTGGACCCTGAGAAGTTTCTAGACTTTGCCAACATGACCCCCAGCCAGGTACAGCTCTTCCTGGCCAAGGTGCCCTGCAAGGAGGACGAGCTGGTCAGGGACAGCTCTGCTCGGAAGGCAGTGTCGCGCTACCTGCGGTGCCTATCACAG gccATCGGCTGGAGCATCGCGCTGCTGCTGATCGTGGGGGCCTTCCTGGCCCGCTGCCTGAGACCCTGCTTCGACCAGACCGTTTTCCTGCAGCGCAGGTACTGGAGCAACTACGTGGACCTGGAGCAGAAGCTCTTCGACGAGACGTGCTGTGAGCACGCGCGGGACTTCGCGCACCGCTGCGTGCTGCACTTCTTCGCCAGCATGCGGAGCGAGCTGCGGGCGCGCGGGCTGCGCAGGGACGCTGCGGGCGGGGACCCGGTGCCCCCCGAACCCCCAGAGGACCCGGACAGTGGGAGCGGGAAGGCCCACCTGCGCGCCATCTCCAGCCGGGAGCAGGTGGACCGCCTCCTGAGCACCTGGTACTCCAGCAAACCGCCGCTCGACCTTGCGGCCTCCCCCGGGCTCTGGGTGGGTGGCCTCAGCCACCGCGCCCCCACCATGGCCCCTGGCACCAGGCTGTCCCAGCACACCGACGTGTAG